The nucleotide window CGACCCATTATCCTGCGGGCCCTCCTCGGGGGGCAGCCGGACGAAGGAGCTCTAAAAACAGGAGAGGTCTCAGCCGAGCtgcgccgcccccgcccgcagGTCCCCCCGcggctcagctgctcctcacctccTCCGAATCCATCCCGCGGCGCTGGCGGAGCCCCGGTCCCGAGGGGAGCCCTGACCGCCGGCACCGCTCCCCCCACTCGGCCCGTGCTACCGAGGACCCCGCATCCGCTCTCGCCTTTCGCTTTCGCTTTCTCGGCAtcgccccgccccggcccctccGAGCgcggcccggcggcggcggaaGGTCGGGCCCGCCCAGCCCAGCCCGATCCTCTTCACCCCATCATCCTTCTCATCCTCACTCTCCTTCCCTCGGCACCTGTCCTGCCAAGAACGGACCAGctaagaaatacagaaataaactcctcctgccccactccTGGATTTACAGCCCTGCTCACCGGGaggccagcagccagcactgccccgtTTGGGAAACTAAAATCCAATACCTACAGCTCATTCACCATACAAATCACCGTGCACTCAGCTGACACCCAGAATCACACATTTGCCTTCCCTCTCTTACTCTTTTTCTCACACGGATCACCCTGGTTTTGGAAATAAGAGATTTCACCGGTGGCAGGAACATCAagcaccctgcagctgcagaagggaAGTGCAGTCCTGGCCACACCTGGAGCAGTCCCAGAGGTAACACCTGCAcccatggcacagctgcacaAGGCTCCACAAATGTACTGACACTCACCTAGACTGCAATGGCTTTCCCAGCTCTTAAGAGACACAGAGCAAGCACAACCACACCACAAAGGCCACTGCTTGTTtgttaaataacaaaaaacacgtggtttttaataaacatttattGATGCAACCTTGTTACACCCTTAGAATCGCAGCTTCTGGAAGAACCACTTATTCTTGCCGGTTTTGTACCTGAAAGAGAACACACAGGTTAGAGAAGGATTTGTCCTTCTCAAACAGAAGGTAACAGCACCAAACCCATACGTGAGCTGTCCCAGACAGACAGAATGTAGCACCCAGCTCACCCAGAAGCAATTCACCTGGTCTCTTTGACCTGGGCTACAACTAAACTCTAAATATTGAAATTCCAAGGGAAGTAAGTGCCAGGTTCCAGATTTCTCATGAAGGACACCTGCACAGTGGCAGGCACAAGCACAGGACACGGCCATCCCACTGGACACCTCATGTGGGAGGGGAGATGCCCTTGGAGAACAGCTCAGGGGCTGCCCAAGACACTGTGTGTCCCACTGAGGTcacacagctccttcctctgAATGAGCTTCTCAAGAGAAAACCGTAAAGAAAGAGCAGAAACCCAAGAATGCACACAAAGtgtcagcactgccctggcccaCCCAGCCTTAGAGAGAGGATGAACTGGCAGCAGGTTGTCAGATCATCCTCTGGCACCTGAAAGGCCCCACATGTGCTGGCACaatgctgcacacacacagctgaaaGGAACACACTCAACAAACATGCATGCAAAGAAGCTGGGGCAGGAGTGCCAGCCTGGAGACTCACAGGCTGTGGAACAGCTGCACCAACTCCTCACTCTGAGGACGAGCACCAACACCACTAAAGGGATGAGCTCCCAACTCACCTTTCCTCAAATTTCACCTTGGCTTCACGTCTTGCTTTGCGTTTCAGAGCAGGGTCCCTGAACACATCCTTATTGACCACTGTTTTATCCAGAGGAATATCCACAGAATACCTGGGAGAGAGCAGAACAGTTCAAAAGGGACATGATACCTGGCACAGGGCTGAAAACCAAGCAGAATCAGGATCAGTCAAACACTCGTTCTAGTGTCCAGTCAAGGAGTTACTGCTTGTAAAGGTCTCCTCAGTTCGAGAATCACCAAACCACTAAAGCAGTCTCAGTTCAGCCAATAAAGGAAACAGCCACACACTTTCTAAGGGATACACAGCTCTGTTCGATGTGGTGCCTGGAGCCTCTCTGGGAGCTCTAAGGTACAGTAAGAAATGactctgccagctccagacCCCTCCAGACATCTCAAACTGCTCACTTACTGACACCCCAAAGCAAAGTAAGATCAGTGTGGCTGAAATAAGAGCCAGCTGCCACATTCCAAAGGTTCATTAATATTTCCACTCAGCCTCAGACCCCCAACTCTGCTTTTGTAGAGCCTGAGCCTCACATTCACTCAGCCACAAGGCATTAACATCCTTGCTAACTCCGGGTGTTCAGCAGAGAATACAACAACTACGAAAGCCGGCAGCAGCACTCCCGGGGCCGCACTCACCGGGTGGGCATCAGGTGGTTGTAGTTGTAAACCTTCACGAACGACTTGATCTTGGACCTTTTAGCGATCTTTTTcttgcccatggcagcagtCACCTTACGCGGGTAGCGGTCGATGCCGGCCACCAAGGCGTGGCTGTACGGCCGGTCCGAGGTGCCATCGTCAATGTTCTGCAATAAACGGGCCGCGGTGGCGATGGCACCGAGGGACCCGCGGGACCCGCGCCCGTGCCGCCCACGGGCTCCCGCTCACCCCGGCAGGACGGCGCGGACCCGCCGCCTCAGCCCCACGCTCACCTTCACGATGACGGCCTTGCGCCCCGAGTAGCGGCCggccagcaccagcaccacctTCCCCGGCTTCATGAACTTGCCCATCTCTGCGGAGGCAGCAGCCGGCAGTCAGAGCGCGCCCGCCATCCGCGCCCCGGCCGCCACCCCCGCGGATGGCGGCGGATCCCGCGCCCGCCCGCACTCACCGAGGCTCCGCTGCGATGGCGCCCAGGCCGGAAGAGAAATGGAACGCTGCGACCCCGCCTTTCGCTCAGCGACATGCGTCACTTCCGCCGCGTCGCCGGAAGCCGCTGCCGGCGCCGTGCGGCGGTGCCGGGTGTCCGCTCCCCTCCGCCCTCCCCGGGCACGGCGGTGCCGGGTGTCCGCCTTAGCCATCCCATCCCCGGGCACGGCGGTGCCAGATGTTCGCTCCCCTCCGCCTTCCCCGGGCACGGCGGTACCGAGTATCCGCTCCCCTCCGCCCTCCCCGAGCACGGCGGTGCCCGGTGTCCGCCTTAGCCATCCCATCCCCGGGCACGGCGGTGCCAGATGTTCGCTCCTCTCCGCCCTCCCCGGGTACGGCGGTATCGAGTATCCGCTCCCCTCCGCCCTCCCCAGGCACGGCGGTATCGAGTATCCGCTCCCCTCCGCCCTCCCCGGGCACGGCGGTATCGAGTATCCGCTCCCCTCCGCCCTTCCCGGGCACGGCGGTGCCGGGTGTCCGCTCCCCTCCGCCCTTCCCGGGCACTGCGGTGCCGGGTGTCCGCTCCCCTCCGCCCTCCTCGGGCACGGCGGGCGCCGCGCCACATCCCCCCCCACGTATGTAACGGACAGAGCACACGGGACGGCGGCGGGCTCGGCCCACAGGTACTACAGCGGTATTTAATACACCCCGCGGGACACCGGGCTGCGCTGACCCCAACACAAAGCCTGGAACAAGGAGCTGGGTCCGTTGGACAAAGCGCCCCGGCAGCCCAAGGGACACGGTCTGCAGAACTGCTGGAGGAGCTCCCGGGCACCTCTGGATCGGCCCCCGTCTTTTACATCCACCGTGGGGAGGTCAAGTCCCATGCGGCCGAGCAGCCCCCAAAAGTGCCTCAacactgccagctccctcctccATGAGGGATTGTGTGCAGAAATCACAAAGGAGCTCAGCTGCACATCCCACGGgcctttccccagcagcagccctctgcccctcagccccaAACAGTCACTgagcactgggcagggcagtTTGGCCCaagagcagcaggtgctgcccaACCCATggcctccagctgctctgcaggggcagcaccAGACAACACACTGCCAACAGCACAACACCCTAAGATTTTCCTAAAAGCAAGTACCAAAGACACAAACTTGGTCTTACAAAAGCCAGGCTTCTTGAGCCCAACAGCTGCCTACTAGTGGAAAATGGATGATCTACaataaaaacacatcaaaaagCATCTTTGATGTTTTTCAGCTGCCGAACAGCCAAGTCAACTGGGAGGTTGAACTTCAAGTTGCTCAGGCGGCTGAGGAGGGTGAGGGCGCTTTCAAAGCCAGTGTTGGCCATGTAGCTCCAGGGCTGGTAGTGAGACTGAACCAAAGCTCCAGACTTGCAGATGAGGTTGAGCCAGGAGACCAGGCGCTGCTCGTTGAGCGCCATGCACACCAGCGCCTTCAGCTCCGAGTCTGCGCTGCGCTTGAAGGGGCTGTGCTCCGTGAGCACCGTGTGGATGGCTGCCAGCAGGCTCTGCTTTGGAGTAGCCACCACTGCTCCTGTCACAGGCAAGGCGAAGGACTGGGACAACTTGCGAGCTGGGGATTCCACGAAGGCTTGTCCGTTCTTAGCGTTGTAATACTTGACAAAGAGTTCCCAGGGGTGCATGGTCCGTGGCGAGGGCGTGAAGGCGGGGATCAGGCATGCGATGGGGGCCAGCACCAGGCTCATGCCTGGGGAAGAGGCGTAGAGCCCGTGAGCCATCAGGTCCCGCAGAGCCACCGTCAGCTCCCTGCGCACAGCCAGAGTCAGCTCGTCTCTGCCTCCCAGGGGAACgtcctgcagctcagaggagctgatAACATGCTCTGCCTGCTGGTGTTTCAGGGCAAGCTGCCTCACCCGCTCCACAGACAGCTCCAGTTTCTCAATTAAAGGGGAGAAGTCCTGGTTGTCTTGGTCCTTCTGCCAGAGGGTGCGAGGGATCTGACCCGTGGCACAGCCAAACTGGCTGACAGCAAAGATCTGCAGCACGGCCAGCATGCGGCGCATGAGCTGCAGGCCCGTTTCTTGCATCCTTCTGGCATCTTCTGGGTTCACTGACCAggtcagaaaacagaaaaacatacTCTCATTAGGGAGTCAACAACTCTGCTTGTTCGCACATATAAAGGGAGTGCAAATATCTGAAAATCCCTTCAGGCTAGCATTCTGAGTAGCAGCAGATGCCTCATGCTACATTACTGTATGTCCAGCAGGTTCAAAGGATAAGGGAGGTCTCAAGCTCTAAAGAGCACTGAATACCCCCAGCTCACTGAGCTCAGAGCTTGAAGAGCATGAATTACAATGTGTTTTGCATCCAGTATCAGCAATCTATTCCTAAGCCCCACTGAGGACCAAGCCCACCCTCCACACCACATGCTCAGGCTCTGTTACTACTCTGAGGATCCGACACGGAAGGGAGGGTAAAAGAACAGGACACAGGCCTTCAGCAGAGGGAGTGCAGAAGCACAGAAACCAGCTGCCGGGAAAAAGCAGACAGTGACTGGTTTGTGCTCATCAAAGctccagggaggagctggagctttGCTGACAGtcctgagcccagcagtgcccacctCTGTTCCCAGGAGGCCGGGTGCTGGGTTTGTAGGAGCCTCCACAGTCACAGTGGCCATCTTCTGCCTTGCCAGAGCTTCCAACTTCATCTACAAAAAGGATTTCACATCATTATTTCACATTTGTGAATTTCAGCTGCATATCCCAAGTATTAAGGTCAACATTCCTCAGACCCCTCTGGACCTCTTTCATCACTCTATCAGTACTTTTCTTCACCATCAGTTTAGAGAGATTTGTCCTTTCCTGTGACCCAGAAGCTATTCCTGCATCTCCTGACATCCGTGACCTCCCTCCTCATGACTATATGAGGGAATTACAAAGCAATTCAGTCTGCTCATTCAAAAACTCATCACTGACCCTGAATGAAGTTGATGAACATTTCGAGGTCCCTTATCTGGGTCTTCAGTTGTTccaccagctgctccttcacccTGGCTGGATTCACAATCTGTGCTATGGCAGCATCCACCCGCTGCCGCAGCTCCTCTGGAGAGAGCGCTGCAAAATCTTCACTCAAGTCCATGTCGAGCTTCTTTATCAACTCATTTATAATCATCTGCAAAACACAAGTGAGCAGTGTGATTCCACcatctggcactgctgccctggagcttCAAGTACTCCTTTCCCAGAGGTTCAGAAACAGGATACCTTTGCTGCACAGAAATAATTGCAAAAGACACGGGACAGGTTCACAAATGTAGACAAGCTCCTGACACTCTGTTATAGCTGCTGGTGAGAAATACAGACTAATGAGTGCCTACAGTCTGTAAGACTCTCACAAGGGCTAGGAAATACAGCAGGAGGATTTGTGAGCCTTACCCGTTGTCTTTCCATAACCACAGACTGTGGCAGAGAATCATAGCTGCCCTCTTGGTAAGCAAAGGTCTCTAGGTCATCCAGCTGTGTCTTGAGCTGCAGGATcagctctctctgcttctccttctgGACCTCAATTTGCTCCTGCTTCTCTCGCTCACCCTGAAAAAAAGCTATCAGTAAATAAAATGGAAGACTTTTTATCATACCCAAGCCACAGAGAACAGGATTATGACAGGAGAAGTATCTCCTGCAGCTCATGTACTTCATTAGTGAGCACTGCAAACCAGCCTGAGAGAGAAATGTGTCTGAGCACCACGCAGAGGTAGCAGCTACATCATCTCATCTGATAAGGGAGGGGAAGCACCTCTCCAGACCACTTGCACCCACGTCCTGTCCCACAAGGCCAGGATCCAGGAAGAAAGTGACCAAATAACACGTACATATCACAGATCCTGAGTCACCTGTGCTGTACCAGGGCGTGGAGCAGTGACACACCGCTCAGGGCTCTAGGGCACATCCCTGCGAGCTGGCTCCCAGTCTCCAGGGGCCTGTGCGCGTCTGGTGCTGCGCTCTGTGCAAAGCCGAGCTCCGCGGGCAGTGCAGCCGCCGAGCCCCTCGGGGCAGCGGGATCGCAGCCACCGCTGATGGGCCGCAGGCCGGGTCAGGCACACAAACCcccccggggctgtgcccagccaaGGTTCCCCCCGCCCTGCCGCGGGCACTCACCGCAGCGCCGCCCAGCCCGTGGGGAAGCGGCGCGGGGCAGCCGCGGAAGGCGAAGTCCTCGAGGTCGCGGAGCAGGCGCTGCTGCTCGGCCGGGCCGGCCCGGGCCACCTGCCGCAGCCGGAACTGCACCTGAGCGAAGTGCGAGGCGAGCGCCAGCAGCGCCCCGTGCAGCCGGCGCCGCTCGGCCCGCAGCCGCGGCACTGACTGCGGCGACTCTCCTCCCGTGGCCGCCGCCTCTTCGTCCTCCTCATCCTCGTCCTCCTCCGCTGACACGGCGCCCACCGGCGCCCAGCGCTCCCCGGGGCCCAGCGAGCCGCTCTCTCCCTCCATAGCCGCCGCTACCGGCGCCGCGacgccgccgccatcttggcaccgcggggcggggccatgggcggggcggggccagcgcgccccctggcggcccGGCGCGGTAGCGGCGGCTGTCCCGGGGGCGCGCACGGGGGGCCGGGGGCGGTGACGGGCCCGCGGGTTGGATGCCCCGGGGGCGCGCACGGGGGGCCGGGGGCGGTGACGGGCCCGCGGGTTGGATGCCCCGGGGGCGCGCACGGGGGGCCGGGGGCGGTGACGGGCCCGCGGGTTGGCTGCCCCGggccagcccggcccggcccggcctgaCCGGCAGCCGCGTCCCCGGCCCAAAATAGAGCGGGGCGGGGTCGGCACCGCCATGGCGAGGTGAGCGCGGCCGGACGGGACGGCAGCGCTAGCAACTCGTGCACGGTGCCCGGTGCGCGGCCGAGGCACCGCCCGCAGGGCTCTCCGGTCTGGAGCAGCGGGGAGCGGTGCCGGGCCAGCAGAGCGGAGCGGACACaggccggcccggccccgccggctGCCCGGCCAGGGGCGAGTGGGGGACGGGAGAGGCGAGCGGTGTCCAGTGTCCACCGCCCGCTCCCACTGCCAGTCCCGGGGCTCGGCCCAGGCAGAGCCCGTGCCCCGAGCACTGCCGGGCACCGGGGAAATGCCCGCGGGTGATCCCCGGTGCTTTGCTCTTCCCCAAGGCAACCTGCAAAGACGCTGTGGTACGACCGGCCGCGGTACGTGTACCTGGAGTTCTGTGTCGAGGACAGCACGGACGTGAAGGTGGTCATCGAGGACCACAGGCTGGTGTTCAGGTGAGCTGCCACTGCCCACCGACcgccctggccctgctctgggggTGCTTCAGGGGGTCGGGAGGACTCTGTGAGAGGAGAGCACGTGTGGTCTCAGCTCTCTCCTAAGCCCGGTTGTTAAAATGTTTTGGCAGTTGCAAAAATGCAGATGGTGTGGAGTTCTACAACGAGATCAACCTGTACGCCAGGGTTAACTCCAAGGTGAGGTTTCCCGCCAGCAAACTGTTCTCTGACAGCCTCTGTCATGCTCAGAGTCAGAGCCAATCTGTGCAGTCTTGAGCAACACTGCTTAACTGAATGCTGCCCATCCTGAGCGTTTCAGCAGGGTGAGCCTGAGAGTCCCAACCCTGGGGCTGAAACGGTGCTGCTTTGAGTCAGAAACAACCTGTCTCAGTGGTTCTGTGAccccacagcctgcacagggctgagctTTAACCCTTTGCAGAGATGAGCCCAGCAGACACTGAGGCACCTCTGATGTCTTGGCAGGACTCACGGGAGAAGCGCTCTGACCGCTCCATCACCTGCTTTATGAGGAAGTGGAAGGAGAAAGTGGCCTGGCCACGCATCACCAAGGAGAACATCAAGGTGTGTGTGGTGCCTGGTGCCTCAGCCCGTGTGCTATCCCCACTCAGCACCTTGTGGCTCCTAGGACTCAACCTGCCCTCAGGACAGACACAGAGACCTC belongs to Oenanthe melanoleuca isolate GR-GAL-2019-014 chromosome 27, OMel1.0, whole genome shotgun sequence and includes:
- the RPL27 gene encoding 60S ribosomal protein L27, whose protein sequence is MGWLRRTPGTAVLGEGGGERILGTAVPGEGGGERTSGTAVPGDGMAKADTRHRRARGGRRGADTRHRRTAPAAASGDAAEVTHVAERKAGSQRSISLPAWAPSQRSLEMGKFMKPGKVVLVLAGRYSGRKAVIVKNIDDGTSDRPYSHALVAGIDRYPRKVTAAMGKKKIAKRSKIKSFVKVYNYNHLMPTRYSVDIPLDKTVVNKDVFRDPALKRKARREAKVKFEERYKTGKNKWFFQKLRF
- the RUNDC1 gene encoding RUN domain-containing protein 1 yields the protein MAVPTPPRSILGRGRGCRSGRAGPGWPGAANPRARHRPRPPVRAPGASNPRARHRPRPPVRAPGASNPRARHRPRPPVRAPGTAAATAPGRQGARWPRPAHGPAPRCQDGGGVAAPVAAAMEGESGSLGPGERWAPVGAVSAEEDEDEEDEEAAATGGESPQSVPRLRAERRRLHGALLALASHFAQVQFRLRQVARAGPAEQQRLLRDLEDFAFRGCPAPLPHGLGGAAGEREKQEQIEVQKEKQRELILQLKTQLDDLETFAYQEGSYDSLPQSVVMERQRMIINELIKKLDMDLSEDFAALSPEELRQRVDAAIAQIVNPARVKEQLVEQLKTQIRDLEMFINFIQDEVGSSGKAEDGHCDCGGSYKPSTRPPGNRVNPEDARRMQETGLQLMRRMLAVLQIFAVSQFGCATGQIPRTLWQKDQDNQDFSPLIEKLELSVERVRQLALKHQQAEHVISSSELQDVPLGGRDELTLAVRRELTVALRDLMAHGLYASSPGMSLVLAPIACLIPAFTPSPRTMHPWELFVKYYNAKNGQAFVESPARKLSQSFALPVTGAVVATPKQSLLAAIHTVLTEHSPFKRSADSELKALVCMALNEQRLVSWLNLICKSGALVQSHYQPWSYMANTGFESALTLLSRLSNLKFNLPVDLAVRQLKNIKDAF
- the LOC130264083 gene encoding putative protein PTGES3L isoform X2 — translated: MARQPAKTLWYDRPRYVYLEFCVEDSTDVKVVIEDHRLVFSCKNADGVEFYNEINLYARVNSKDSREKRSDRSITCFMRKWKEKVAWPRITKENIKPAWLSVDFDNWRDWEGDEEVERAMVEQYAEMLEKVTEKGPPPAMDDLDDD